One Helianthus annuus cultivar XRQ/B chromosome 7, HanXRQr2.0-SUNRISE, whole genome shotgun sequence genomic region harbors:
- the LOC118480428 gene encoding ruvB-like protein 1, producing MKIEEVQSTTKKQRIATHTHIKGLGLEATGKAIPLAAGFVGQVAAREAGGLVVDMIRQKKMAGRALLLAGPPGTGKTALALGISQELGTKVPFCPMVGSEVYSSEVKKTEVLMENFRRAIGLRIKENKEVYEGEVTELSPEETESVTGGYGKAISHVIIGLKTVKGTKQLKLDPTIYDALVKEKVAVGDVIYIEANSGAVKRVGRSDAFATEFDLEAEEYVPLPKGEVHKKKEIVQDVTLHDLDAANARPQGGQDILSLMGQMMKPRKTEITDKLRQEINKVVNRYVDEGVAELVPGVLFIDEVHMLDMECFSYLNRALESSLSPIVIFATNRGICTVRGTDMSSPHGIPVDLLDRLVIIRTETYGPAEMIQILAIRAQVEEISIDEESLAYLGEIGQQASLRHAVQLLSPGSVVAKMNGREGICKADLEEVSSLYLNAKSSAKLLQEQQDRYIS from the exons atgaagatagaAGAAGTTCAATCGACTACTAAAAAACAGAGGATTGCTACTCACACTCACATCAAAGGCCTTGGTCTTGAG GCTACTGGAAAAGCAATACCGCTAGCTGCTGGATTTGTGGGACAGGTGGCGGCAAGAGAGGCTGGTGGTCTTGTAGTCGATATGATCCGCCAGAAAAAGATGGCTGGAAGGGCACTTCTACTTGCTGGACCTCCGGGTACGGGTAAAACCGCCCTTGCCCTTGGTATCTCTCAAGAACTTGGCACCAAG GTCCCGTTTTGTCCCATGGTTGGATCAGAAGTCTACTCATCGGAAGTAAAGAAAACCGAGGTTTTGATGGAGAATTTCAGGAGGGCCATTGGCTTACGTATCAAGGAAAATAAGGAGGTTTATGAAGGAGAA GTGACTGAACTATCTCCGGAGGAAACTGAAAGTGTGACGGGTGGATATGGTAAAGCTATAAGTCATGTTATTATTGGATTAAAAACTGTTAAAGGAACAAAGCAGTTGAAGCTGGATCCAACTATATACGATGCTTTGGTTAAGGAGAAG GTAGCTGTTGGCGATGTTATATATATAGAAGCAAATAGTGGTGCTGTTAAAAGAGTAGGTAGGAGTGATGCATTTGCAACCGAGTTTGATCTCGAGGCTGAAGAGTATGTTCCACTTCCTAAAGGAGAGGTTCACAAGAAGAAGGAGATAGTTCAG GATGTTACACTTCATGATCTTGATGCAGCAAATGCACGGCCTCAAGGTGGGCAAGATATACTGTCACTAATGGGTCAAATGATGAAGCCTAGAAAAACCGAAATTACCGACAAACTGAGACAAGAAATCAATAAG GTTGTTAATCGTTATGTTGATGAAGGGGTGGCAGAGCTTGTCCCCGGTGTCTTATTTATCGACGAG GTACATATGCTGGATATGGAGTGTTTTTCGTACCTAAACCGTGCTTTAGAAAGCTCATTATCTCCAATTGTAATCTTTGCCACCAATAGAGGGATATGTACCGTGAG AGGAACGGATATGTCAAGTCCTCATGGCATACCTGTGGATCTTTTAGACCGGCTAGTGATTATACGAACAGAAACATACGGTCCTGCTGAGATGATTCAG ATATTGGCTATCAGAGCACAAGTGGAGGAAATATCTATAGATGAAGAAAGTTTGGCTTACCTTGGTGAGATCGGTCAACAAGCGTCCTTGAG GCATGCAGTACAATTACTATCGCCTGGGAGTGTTGTGGCAAAAATGAATGGCCGTGAGGGTATTTGCAAG GCGGACCTGGAGGAAGTGAGCAGTCTTTACCTGAATGCAAAGTCATCTGCTAAACTTTTACAAGAGCAACAAGATAGATACATCTCATGA